From a single Endozoicomonas euniceicola genomic region:
- the gcvT gene encoding glycine cleavage system aminomethyltransferase GcvT produces the protein MTAVTSASSDLQQTPLHPLHLEQGARMVPFAGYDMPVQYPLGVKAEHLHTRKHAGLFDVSHMGQLFLKGVKAGKWLESLVPVDIIDLPTGRQRYALFTNERGGVLDDLMVSRFASDCLYLVVNGACKEQDIAHLQAHLTDDVQIERLDDRALLALQGPEAAEVLGRFAPEVRSMIFMDSRRIAIEGVECFVSRSGYTGEDGYELSIPASESDRICRLLLEQPEVELIGLGARDSLRLESGLCLYGHDITPSTTVVEASLTWAVSKARRIGGVRAGGFPGADIIFQQTGSEAQESRRVGLLGSSRAPVREGTVLMNAEGETIGKVTSGTFGPTVARPVAMAYLAKDYASINTEVFASVRGRALPMTVSEMPFIEQRYFRG, from the coding sequence ATGACCGCAGTAACATCTGCCAGTTCAGATCTTCAACAAACACCATTACACCCGTTACACCTTGAACAGGGAGCTCGCATGGTTCCCTTTGCTGGCTACGATATGCCTGTACAGTACCCTCTGGGAGTAAAAGCCGAACATCTGCATACCAGAAAACACGCTGGCCTGTTTGACGTCTCCCATATGGGACAGCTGTTTTTGAAGGGGGTAAAAGCCGGAAAATGGCTGGAATCACTGGTGCCTGTCGATATCATCGATCTGCCCACTGGCCGTCAACGCTACGCTCTTTTCACCAACGAACGGGGTGGAGTTCTGGACGACCTGATGGTTAGCCGCTTCGCCAGTGACTGCCTTTACCTTGTCGTGAACGGCGCCTGTAAAGAACAGGACATTGCCCATCTGCAAGCGCACCTCACCGATGATGTTCAGATTGAACGTCTGGATGACCGGGCTTTGCTGGCACTACAGGGGCCGGAAGCCGCTGAAGTGCTTGGACGCTTTGCACCGGAAGTGAGAAGCATGATCTTTATGGATTCCCGCCGGATTGCTATAGAGGGTGTCGAATGCTTTGTCAGTCGTTCCGGGTATACTGGTGAAGATGGTTATGAGCTATCAATTCCGGCTTCTGAGTCAGATAGAATTTGTCGTTTACTTCTGGAACAGCCCGAAGTTGAACTGATTGGACTCGGCGCCCGTGACTCTCTGCGACTGGAGTCCGGCTTATGTCTGTATGGGCATGATATAACTCCGTCAACCACGGTGGTTGAGGCCAGCCTGACCTGGGCTGTCAGCAAAGCTCGTCGTATTGGTGGTGTGAGGGCGGGTGGTTTTCCCGGTGCCGACATCATTTTCCAGCAGACAGGCAGTGAAGCGCAGGAAAGCAGGCGAGTCGGCTTACTGGGCAGCAGTCGTGCACCCGTCAGGGAAGGGACCGTTTTAATGAACGCTGAAGGCGAAACCATCGGCAAAGTGACATCCGGTACTTTTGGGCCAACGGTTGCTCGCCCTGTTGCCATGGCTTATCTTGCGAAAGACTATGCCAGCATCAATACTGAAGTATTCGCTTCTGTCAGAGGCAGGGCTCTGCCCATGACGGTCAGCGAGATGCCGTTTATTGAGCAGCGTTACTTCCGGGGCTGA
- the melA gene encoding alpha-galactosidase gives MKKLTIIGAGSIMFTRQLLSALFACKNLPPVKVVLEDLSHGKLEETYRLIGLMVEQAGVPVTLTMSTDQKEALRGADFVINAIQVGGLEPWRLDMEIPKKYGVDQEVGDTLGPGGIFRALRQIPPTLSVARDMEEVCPDALLLNYANPLAPLTWAVNKATSIQCIGLCYGVRYTASQLAGYLGVGPWVEHPHTPEAWQALMYHDVPEGFEYTFGGINHMTWLLDVRYQGRDMYPAIRALPDNDKAYDSDGVRCEVLKMFNYWCTENHWHMTDYVPWFRKNEAMINQFLPRRWNLLALEEKVHASAQAEVERQLAGKQPFRIERNMLNAPKLIEAMLTGERTRINGNLPNQTADGLLIPNLPAECMVEVPIHVDKAGLHPVAVGPLPTACAALNKTNINVQELVVEAALTGDLTAARQALAMDPVTGMACTLEQCHQMFAELAEAQKPWLDSRYFADKQG, from the coding sequence ATGAAAAAACTAACGATTATTGGTGCAGGTAGCATCATGTTTACAAGGCAGCTGTTGTCTGCCCTGTTTGCGTGTAAAAACTTGCCACCTGTAAAGGTTGTGCTGGAAGATTTAAGTCACGGGAAGCTGGAGGAAACCTACCGCCTGATCGGTCTGATGGTTGAGCAGGCCGGAGTGCCTGTCACCCTGACCATGAGCACCGATCAGAAAGAGGCGTTGAGGGGAGCTGACTTTGTGATTAACGCCATCCAGGTGGGAGGCCTGGAACCCTGGCGGCTGGATATGGAGATTCCCAAAAAATACGGGGTTGATCAGGAAGTGGGCGACACTCTGGGGCCGGGGGGCATTTTCCGCGCCCTGCGCCAGATTCCGCCAACCCTGTCGGTGGCACGGGATATGGAAGAAGTCTGTCCGGATGCCCTGTTGCTGAATTACGCTAACCCCCTGGCACCGTTAACCTGGGCGGTTAATAAAGCGACCAGTATCCAGTGCATCGGACTCTGTTACGGTGTTCGCTACACAGCGTCACAACTGGCGGGTTATCTTGGTGTGGGTCCCTGGGTTGAACACCCTCATACCCCGGAAGCCTGGCAAGCGCTGATGTACCATGATGTGCCGGAAGGGTTTGAATATACCTTTGGCGGTATCAACCATATGACCTGGTTGCTGGATGTGCGCTATCAGGGGCGGGATATGTATCCCGCTATACGGGCATTGCCTGATAATGACAAGGCCTATGACAGTGATGGGGTGCGCTGTGAAGTGCTGAAAATGTTCAACTACTGGTGTACGGAAAACCACTGGCATATGACCGATTACGTGCCATGGTTCCGCAAAAATGAAGCCATGATCAACCAGTTTCTGCCCCGGCGCTGGAACTTGCTGGCTCTGGAAGAAAAGGTTCATGCCAGCGCACAGGCTGAGGTTGAACGACAGTTAGCAGGTAAGCAGCCGTTCCGGATCGAGCGGAACATGCTGAATGCTCCCAAACTGATTGAGGCCATGCTGACTGGTGAGCGTACCCGGATTAACGGTAATTTGCCTAACCAGACCGCTGATGGCCTGCTGATTCCCAACCTGCCAGCAGAGTGCATGGTAGAGGTGCCGATTCATGTGGATAAAGCCGGCTTGCACCCTGTTGCGGTTGGCCCTCTGCCCACCGCCTGTGCGGCTCTGAATAAAACCAATATCAATGTTCAGGAGCTGGTGGTAGAGGCGGCTCTGACCGGTGACCTGACCGCCGCCAGGCAGGCGCTGGCCATGGACCCGGTGACTGGCATGGCCTGTACTCTGGAACAGTGTCATCAGATGTTTGCGGAGCTGGCAGAGGCGCAGAAGCCCTGGCTGGACTCGCGGTATTTTGCCGATAAGCAGGGTTAG
- a CDS encoding ATP-binding cassette domain-containing protein, translating to METLLELQGVNKWFNGVHALRSIDFRLDRGEVVAILGDNGAGKSTLVKVISGLHRPESGELRVRGKNIPWQRYTVNTARNLGVETVYQERSLAEKQPLWRNLFVGRHLRNRFGFIDIAREKQITTDLLKQMGLRGVGISPDSPVSLLSGGERQGLAIGRAMHFNADIIILDEPTNALSLGETSKVLSFIRQIRESGRSCILICHNMAHVHEVADRYVFVDRGRVCGETSAAGITLDALSRQLIAIARGEHRFQEMTQ from the coding sequence GTGGAAACTTTGCTTGAGTTGCAGGGCGTGAACAAATGGTTTAACGGTGTTCACGCCCTGAGGAGTATTGATTTTCGCCTTGACCGGGGCGAAGTAGTGGCGATTCTGGGTGACAATGGTGCCGGTAAATCCACCCTGGTAAAAGTGATTTCAGGTCTGCACCGGCCTGAGTCCGGAGAGCTGCGGGTGCGGGGAAAAAACATTCCCTGGCAGCGGTACACCGTCAATACTGCCAGAAACCTTGGTGTTGAGACTGTCTACCAGGAACGCTCTCTGGCAGAAAAGCAGCCACTTTGGCGTAACCTGTTTGTGGGGCGACACCTGCGCAATCGGTTTGGCTTTATTGATATTGCCCGGGAAAAACAGATTACTACCGATTTGCTGAAACAGATGGGTCTGCGTGGTGTCGGCATTTCCCCGGACTCCCCGGTCAGCCTGTTGTCCGGTGGTGAACGACAAGGTTTGGCTATTGGCCGGGCCATGCATTTCAACGCTGATATCATCATTCTTGATGAACCTACCAATGCGCTCTCCCTGGGAGAAACCAGTAAGGTACTGTCGTTTATTCGACAGATCCGGGAGTCCGGCCGCTCCTGCATTTTGATTTGCCACAATATGGCTCATGTCCACGAAGTAGCAGATCGTTACGTTTTTGTTGACCGGGGGCGGGTGTGCGGTGAGACCAGCGCCGCAGGCATCACCCTGGATGCCCTGAGCCGACAGTTGATTGCTATTGCCAGAGGCGAGCACCGGTTTCAGGAGATGACTCAATGA
- a CDS encoding AbgT family transporter, with translation MNTAVSSSPSMGQKGALQRFLDIVERGGNALPHPIIMFFYFAVGTVVLSALLSLIGVSVTYDAMDRVTGELVPATVAIKSLLTADGVRFIFTNAINAFTGHAALGTILVAMLGVGVAEHSGLISAMLKRLVLATPKSLLTPILVFAGIMSNIASDAGYVVLVPLGAIVFMSFGRHPLAGIAAAFAGVSGGFSANLVISSTDPLLGGISTEAARIMDPTYMVTPVANYYFMLVSTLLITVLGTIVTDRIVEPRLGTYGGDMGEKAEAMTPEELAGLKSAKWSFIALIALLCALIIPESAPLRDQATGQILGNSPFMQSIILILTAAFLIPGAAYGFASKTFDSAEGVVTGMVKSMSTMASVLVIIFVSAQFVSYFTYSNLGIVAAVSGAELLQNIGFTGLPLAVAMVVLSAIVNLFMGGASSKWLIMAPVFIPMFMQLGFTPEYTQVAYRIGDSTTNIITPLMTYFPIIASFAARYQEENGPKIGMGTVISMMMPYTFFFLGGWIVMFIVWSVLNLPLGPGAVMFM, from the coding sequence ATGAACACTGCAGTGAGTTCAAGCCCGTCTATGGGTCAGAAAGGAGCACTTCAGCGCTTCCTGGATATTGTTGAGCGTGGTGGTAATGCGCTTCCTCATCCAATTATCATGTTTTTCTATTTTGCAGTCGGTACAGTTGTACTTTCTGCGCTGCTGAGCCTTATTGGCGTATCCGTTACCTACGACGCCATGGACCGTGTCACTGGTGAACTGGTGCCTGCAACGGTGGCTATCAAGAGCCTGCTGACCGCAGATGGTGTCCGCTTTATCTTTACCAACGCCATCAATGCTTTCACAGGCCACGCCGCGCTGGGTACTATTCTGGTGGCAATGCTGGGTGTTGGTGTGGCTGAACACTCCGGCCTGATCAGTGCTATGTTGAAGCGCCTGGTTCTGGCAACCCCTAAAAGTCTGCTGACGCCTATTCTGGTGTTTGCCGGTATTATGTCCAACATCGCTTCCGACGCGGGTTATGTTGTGCTGGTGCCTCTGGGTGCCATTGTCTTCATGAGCTTTGGTCGTCACCCTCTGGCGGGGATCGCTGCGGCATTTGCCGGTGTGTCCGGCGGCTTTTCTGCCAACCTGGTCATCAGTTCTACTGATCCTCTGCTGGGAGGAATCTCCACAGAAGCGGCGCGCATCATGGACCCGACTTACATGGTTACACCGGTAGCAAACTACTACTTTATGCTGGTGTCCACGCTCCTGATCACGGTTCTGGGTACTATTGTTACTGACAGGATTGTTGAGCCTCGCCTGGGTACTTACGGTGGTGACATGGGTGAAAAGGCAGAGGCCATGACACCTGAAGAACTGGCAGGACTGAAGAGTGCCAAGTGGTCTTTCATTGCCCTGATCGCTCTGCTGTGCGCCCTGATCATTCCTGAATCTGCGCCACTGCGTGATCAGGCCACCGGACAGATTCTGGGTAACTCACCGTTTATGCAGTCCATTATTCTGATTCTGACCGCAGCGTTCCTGATTCCGGGGGCTGCTTACGGTTTTGCCTCTAAAACCTTTGACAGTGCTGAAGGCGTTGTGACTGGCATGGTGAAGTCCATGTCTACCATGGCCAGCGTACTGGTGATCATCTTCGTCTCTGCCCAGTTCGTGTCTTACTTCACCTACTCCAACCTGGGTATCGTGGCTGCGGTGTCCGGTGCCGAGCTGTTGCAGAACATCGGTTTTACCGGCCTGCCTCTGGCGGTAGCTATGGTGGTTCTGTCTGCGATTGTTAACCTGTTTATGGGTGGTGCCAGCTCCAAGTGGCTGATTATGGCACCCGTGTTTATTCCAATGTTCATGCAGCTGGGCTTTACTCCGGAATATACTCAGGTGGCTTACCGTATCGGTGACTCTACCACCAATATCATTACCCCGCTGATGACTTACTTCCCGATTATTGCCAGCTTTGCCGCTCGCTACCAGGAAGAGAATGGTCCCAAGATTGGTATGGGTACTGTGATCTCTATGATGATGCCATACACCTTCTTCTTCCTGGGTGGCTGGATAGTGATGTTTATTGTCTGGAGTGTGCTGAACCTGCCTCTGGGTCCGGGTGCGGTGATGTTTATGTAA
- a CDS encoding ankyrin repeat domain-containing protein gives MMSKPLGSRALYLLLMLCCVTGTDVVYGNHIPAANQVLYRPAKPHCKIPDIDTAENLRVAARYIRSGGLDKVREVIEQGLPVNAVFEDQFGILGQTYTAQVGLLDMAVMFKKQDILDLLLKYGANPEGCGTHELDPSFLAIINNDFKSLNKLTEAGARPDQWIGPEPLQQTALHYLVNHPDACASEPVSREVAGSMQALLTHGANVNALNALGETPLIQSVQNCQYNSAYTLTTLLLITHAADPFVHSGKGHNIFHKMVSHGNLSRNRDLWLLLASYVWAGGDRMMKLASDYPELRTRLDAIQADISSPEGVLDWFWKRTYSYGTLQDHVSGMVDIFNDQRLIRRDPNKVRSLVTCRKGFKCFTPLHYAGQTLLTPLAMEWLNWLGSDFSELSDEGDTVLHYAIKHHQADSLDILAPYFIDPMQRNSEGMTSFDVTLAFTHDEDRQAVFGSLCRMPSNSDEPEVCGAYFDQFNARCAQLMAPENITFSADPERQQRYLSSFAVKSCLGSGDQPLSSRQKLEILTETPDTTYQRINAHVTARLKPEYLDRRVDWHSPASLHLQQLQSFAQLKHYLMYDRSPEKGHIQTWLVQRDDPALFMYTLTMGMKPAIVDSPCDLPEQLAYLCQSPIAAINNTNFRTYSALLSLYGYYDFSALPAQNQYKDSWLYRAVHSREKVWVEQLLSTGANPNAFISRDQLRYLPKNIREQLTSMSSCGLLADALRLEKDQTEATMSRLLLLYGASVDPVIPRGCSSTVTDLQTPPLGWAGRIKDQEVSKLLNYFDPAEVSRRAWSNKPANEWYTNQQTATNALSLTSEQYSLIPGNEVQTPLCTCLGLQKIVKENQPLAASENPSFAPYCQQLTGELPEEVKQSICSPAVFH, from the coding sequence ATGATGTCGAAACCATTAGGATCCCGGGCTTTATATCTGCTCCTGATGCTGTGCTGCGTGACTGGCACCGATGTTGTCTATGGTAATCATATTCCTGCTGCTAACCAGGTACTTTACCGACCTGCCAAGCCCCATTGCAAAATTCCTGACATCGACACCGCTGAGAATCTCAGGGTTGCTGCCCGGTACATCAGGTCAGGTGGCCTGGACAAGGTTAGAGAAGTCATCGAACAAGGTCTGCCTGTAAATGCAGTATTTGAAGATCAGTTTGGTATTCTCGGTCAGACGTACACCGCCCAGGTGGGCCTTTTGGACATGGCAGTCATGTTCAAAAAGCAAGATATTCTGGACCTGCTATTAAAGTATGGTGCTAACCCTGAGGGGTGCGGCACTCACGAACTCGATCCGTCGTTTCTCGCCATTATTAATAACGACTTCAAGTCTCTGAACAAGCTCACTGAGGCCGGTGCCAGACCTGATCAATGGATAGGGCCGGAACCGCTTCAGCAAACTGCTCTGCACTACCTTGTCAACCACCCAGACGCTTGTGCCAGTGAACCTGTCAGCCGGGAGGTTGCAGGATCAATGCAAGCACTACTCACCCACGGCGCAAATGTTAATGCCCTGAACGCTCTGGGTGAAACACCATTGATACAGTCGGTACAGAATTGCCAGTATAATTCAGCGTATACCCTGACCACTCTGCTATTGATCACCCATGCTGCTGACCCGTTTGTCCACTCCGGGAAAGGTCATAACATTTTTCACAAAATGGTTTCTCACGGTAATCTCAGTCGTAACAGGGATTTATGGCTATTACTGGCAAGCTACGTCTGGGCGGGTGGTGATAGAATGATGAAACTTGCCTCAGATTATCCCGAACTCCGCACCCGGTTGGATGCGATTCAGGCAGACATCTCCTCTCCAGAGGGGGTTTTAGACTGGTTCTGGAAGCGGACGTATTCATACGGCACACTGCAGGATCATGTCTCCGGTATGGTTGATATTTTCAATGACCAAAGGCTCATCAGGCGTGATCCCAATAAAGTACGCAGCCTTGTAACCTGCCGCAAAGGTTTCAAATGTTTTACCCCTCTGCATTATGCCGGCCAGACGCTTCTGACTCCCCTGGCCATGGAGTGGCTGAATTGGCTGGGCAGTGACTTTTCAGAACTCAGTGATGAAGGCGATACGGTGCTGCACTACGCTATCAAGCACCATCAGGCCGATAGTCTGGATATTCTTGCGCCCTATTTTATTGACCCGATGCAGCGTAACAGTGAAGGCATGACCAGCTTTGATGTCACCCTGGCCTTTACCCACGATGAAGACAGGCAGGCGGTGTTTGGCAGCCTGTGTAGAATGCCTTCAAACAGTGATGAACCCGAAGTGTGCGGTGCTTACTTTGACCAGTTCAATGCCCGTTGCGCACAGTTAATGGCACCGGAAAACATCACCTTTTCTGCTGATCCGGAACGGCAACAACGTTACCTCAGCAGCTTTGCTGTGAAAAGCTGCCTGGGCAGCGGTGACCAACCGCTCAGCTCACGACAAAAACTGGAAATACTGACGGAAACTCCGGACACCACTTACCAGCGCATTAATGCTCACGTTACCGCCAGGCTAAAGCCAGAATATCTTGATCGCAGGGTTGACTGGCACTCTCCAGCCAGTTTGCACTTACAGCAATTGCAGAGTTTTGCCCAGCTGAAACACTATCTGATGTATGATCGCTCACCGGAAAAAGGTCATATCCAGACCTGGCTGGTTCAGCGGGACGATCCAGCGCTGTTTATGTATACCCTGACCATGGGTATGAAACCTGCGATCGTTGATTCACCATGCGATTTGCCGGAACAGCTGGCTTACTTGTGCCAGTCACCCATTGCCGCCATTAACAACACAAACTTCAGAACCTATAGCGCACTGTTATCACTCTATGGTTACTATGACTTTTCGGCTTTGCCAGCTCAAAATCAGTATAAGGATTCGTGGCTTTATCGTGCTGTTCATAGCAGGGAAAAAGTTTGGGTAGAGCAGCTTCTCAGCACGGGTGCTAACCCTAATGCCTTTATTTCACGGGACCAGTTACGCTATTTGCCAAAAAATATAAGAGAGCAACTGACCTCAATGTCGTCCTGTGGACTTTTGGCGGACGCACTGCGCTTAGAGAAAGACCAGACTGAAGCGACTATGTCCAGGCTGCTGTTATTATACGGTGCCAGTGTTGACCCTGTTATTCCCCGTGGTTGCTCATCCACAGTAACCGATCTGCAAACCCCCCCCCTCGGCTGGGCCGGACGCATTAAGGACCAGGAGGTGAGTAAGCTGCTGAACTATTTTGACCCGGCGGAAGTGTCCCGTCGTGCCTGGAGCAACAAGCCTGCTAACGAATGGTATACAAACCAGCAAACGGCCACCAATGCTCTCAGCCTGACCTCGGAGCAGTATTCCCTGATTCCGGGTAATGAGGTACAAACACCACTCTGTACCTGTTTGGGGCTGCAAAAGATAGTGAAAGAGAACCAGCCATTGGCTGCTTCCGAAAACCCGTCATTTGCTCCTTACTGTCAGCAGCTGACAGGCGAACTGCCAGAGGAAGTTAAACAGTCGATTTGCAGTCCTGCTGTATTTCATTAG
- a CDS encoding putative adhesin produces MYSTEIPYSTTFCVPGELRLLFYCLHGTIMTPYLASPIPLMQGSFEACEVVSGKQPCFNYTLCPKEGVCLGSVAHISEQSYKIYKAIIKADRLERSKTGETRAANVYDILLPAGFVQLRDVLTEIIFRFPHYRNIHCLFSRKVSGENLTDWNPYKLPSRFIQGQTGRWEFLEIDDLDFSLTDS; encoded by the coding sequence GTGTATTCAACAGAGATACCTTACAGTACAACGTTTTGTGTGCCCGGGGAGCTTCGTTTGCTGTTTTATTGTCTTCACGGGACGATTATGACTCCTTACCTGGCAAGCCCGATCCCTTTAATGCAGGGGTCGTTTGAAGCCTGTGAAGTCGTTTCCGGGAAGCAGCCCTGTTTCAACTATACACTGTGTCCCAAGGAGGGAGTCTGTCTCGGCAGTGTGGCGCACATCAGTGAGCAGTCGTATAAAATATACAAAGCAATCATTAAGGCTGACAGACTTGAGAGATCCAAAACCGGGGAAACGCGTGCTGCCAATGTGTACGATATCCTCTTACCGGCGGGTTTTGTGCAGCTGCGGGATGTGTTGACAGAGATAATATTCAGATTTCCCCATTACCGGAATATTCACTGTCTGTTTAGTCGGAAGGTATCAGGTGAGAATTTAACAGACTGGAACCCGTACAAACTTCCTTCACGTTTTATCCAGGGGCAAACGGGTCGTTGGGAATTTCTCGAAATAGACGATCTCGACTTTAGTCTTACTGATTCATAG
- a CDS encoding ABC transporter permease, which translates to MTQIQAMDDNPSITGNRGRNRKTIWDRLHPYRFKLGTLSMLVALWLLFMGMSPETFGSGRIYLSLMTSIPFPAILALGLTLLIVSGEMDMSFPAIMAFSSYVFALTFSTTGIAGLALLAALSAGASAGLVNALLVVRFGVPSIIATIGAQFFWYGLATLLADGMAISLVDIRDTALNSILTGRLFGWLPMQAVWCVGLAIGASLLLHRHCFGDNIRFIGDNRETARMMGVPTAKTRTLLFVLMGVMSALVGVMVCSEMASWWPTQGEGYMLLVFASVYIGGTSVFGGEGTLSGTLIGAIIIGMIEAGIIAGGLSGFWTRMVYGLIVIASVSGYALVFKKTDR; encoded by the coding sequence ATGACTCAGATACAGGCAATGGATGATAACCCGTCGATAACCGGTAACCGCGGCAGAAACCGGAAAACGATCTGGGACAGGTTGCACCCTTACCGTTTCAAGCTGGGTACCCTGTCCATGCTGGTGGCGCTCTGGCTGCTGTTTATGGGCATGAGCCCGGAAACCTTTGGTTCAGGCCGAATTTACCTGTCGTTAATGACCAGTATCCCATTTCCGGCAATACTGGCTCTGGGTCTTACCCTGCTGATTGTGTCCGGGGAGATGGACATGTCATTTCCGGCCATCATGGCGTTTTCCAGCTATGTCTTTGCCCTGACTTTTTCGACCACGGGTATAGCAGGGCTGGCACTGCTGGCTGCGCTGAGCGCCGGAGCCTCTGCCGGACTGGTCAATGCCCTGCTGGTGGTTCGGTTTGGTGTACCCTCTATCATTGCCACGATTGGCGCCCAGTTTTTCTGGTACGGCCTGGCAACCCTGCTGGCCGATGGCATGGCCATCAGCCTGGTGGATATTCGCGACACGGCACTGAACAGTATTCTGACCGGACGTCTGTTTGGCTGGTTGCCCATGCAGGCTGTCTGGTGCGTTGGTCTGGCCATCGGTGCCTCGCTGCTGCTGCATCGGCACTGTTTCGGGGACAACATCCGCTTTATTGGTGACAACCGGGAAACCGCCAGAATGATGGGCGTGCCAACGGCTAAAACCCGCACTCTGCTGTTTGTCTTGATGGGCGTCATGAGCGCCCTGGTGGGGGTGATGGTGTGCAGTGAAATGGCATCCTGGTGGCCGACCCAGGGGGAAGGCTACATGTTGCTGGTCTTTGCCTCGGTTTATATTGGCGGTACTTCGGTATTTGGTGGTGAAGGCACCCTGTCCGGAACACTGATTGGCGCAATTATTATTGGCATGATTGAAGCGGGCATTATTGCCGGAGGGCTGTCGGGTTTCTGGACCCGTATGGTTTACGGTTTGATTGTTATTGCTTCGGTGTCCGGCTATGCCCTCGTCTTTAAAAAAACGGATCGATAA
- the pepT gene encoding peptidase T — protein MSKLLDRFLSYVQFDTQSNPGFDTVPSTSKQFELAKFLKAELETLGLSNISLDDNCYLMARLPANTRQSVTPIGFIAHMDTAFDYSGENVKPQIIRNYDGKAIALGTTLTLSPAEFPELDTCLGKTLITTDGTTLLGADNKAGIAEILTAVEYLVEHPEIKHGDICIGFTPDEEIGRGANHFDVEKFGAEFAYTIDGGPVGELQFENFNAAQAQITVYGKSVHPGHSKNKMVNAMLIAAEFINSMPKDETPATTDGYQGFFHLSTMDSNVSKTSMQWLIRDFDKDNQERRKTFIENRVAEFNKQYGDGTLALEVKDYYRNMREMVEPRKEIINLAQRAMEAADVKPLIKPIRGGTDGARLSFKGLPCPNVFTGGYNFHGPYEFVALEDMEKAVEVIVNIARLAAE, from the coding sequence ATGAGCAAACTTCTGGACCGCTTTCTGAGCTACGTTCAATTTGATACCCAATCCAATCCGGGATTCGACACGGTACCCAGTACCAGCAAACAGTTTGAGCTGGCGAAATTTCTAAAGGCTGAGTTGGAAACACTGGGACTGTCGAATATTTCTCTGGACGACAACTGTTATCTGATGGCCCGCCTGCCAGCGAATACCAGACAGTCGGTGACTCCAATTGGTTTTATTGCCCATATGGATACTGCGTTCGATTATTCCGGTGAGAATGTCAAACCGCAGATCATCAGGAATTACGATGGCAAAGCGATTGCCCTGGGAACCACTCTGACGCTGTCGCCTGCTGAATTTCCCGAGCTGGACACCTGCCTGGGTAAAACCCTTATTACCACTGACGGCACAACGCTGCTGGGCGCTGATAACAAGGCTGGCATTGCTGAGATTCTCACCGCCGTTGAGTACCTGGTTGAACACCCTGAAATTAAGCATGGTGATATCTGCATTGGTTTTACGCCCGACGAAGAGATTGGACGTGGAGCCAACCATTTTGATGTTGAAAAATTTGGTGCTGAATTTGCCTATACCATTGATGGCGGGCCGGTGGGCGAACTGCAATTTGAGAACTTCAATGCAGCACAGGCACAGATTACGGTTTATGGCAAAAGTGTTCACCCGGGGCATTCCAAAAACAAAATGGTGAACGCCATGCTGATTGCTGCGGAATTCATCAACAGCATGCCAAAAGATGAAACACCGGCGACCACCGATGGGTACCAGGGCTTTTTCCATCTCAGTACTATGGACAGCAATGTCAGTAAAACGTCTATGCAGTGGCTCATCCGTGATTTTGACAAAGACAACCAGGAACGACGTAAGACGTTTATTGAAAACAGGGTAGCGGAATTCAATAAACAGTACGGTGACGGAACCCTGGCCCTTGAGGTTAAAGATTACTACCGCAATATGCGCGAAATGGTTGAGCCGCGTAAGGAAATTATTAATCTGGCACAGAGGGCCATGGAAGCCGCTGATGTTAAGCCGCTTATCAAGCCGATTCGTGGTGGAACGGATGGTGCACGCCTGTCGTTTAAAGGCTTACCCTGTCCGAACGTTTTTACGGGTGGTTACAACTTCCACGGCCCTTATGAGTTTGTTGCTCTGGAAGATATGGAAAAAGCCGTTGAGGTGATTGTGAATATTGCTCGTCTGGCGGCAGAGTAA